The genomic segment GGACCGGGCACGATTCATAGAACGACATGAACCGGCCCGCCAGATCAAACAGATAATCGCAGAGAATGTTCGGCAGCAGCGTCTCGCCGACGGCGTCGACGATTTCGGCGAGTTGCAGGATGCGCAGCGCCAAGGCGCGTTCGGCGGGATGGTCCAGCCGCATGGTCGCGGTCTCGGGCACGCCGGCGCGTGTTTCGACGGCCTTTCGATGGATAGACCGAATGCGGGCACAGGCGTAGAGCATGTACGGCGCGGTGTTGCCCTGAAGTGCCATCATCTTGTCCCAACTGAAGACGTAGTCCGTGTTGCGATTCTGGCACAGGTCGGCGTATTTCACCGAGGCGACGCCGATCGTTTCGGCGATGTCCTTGATTTCGGACTCGCCCAAGCCTCGTCGTCGGTCCGGGTCGGCTTCCGACTGGCGGACGAGCGCTTCGGCCCGCTGCACGGCTTCCTCCAGAAGATCCTTGAGTTTGACGGAATCGCCGCTGCGCGTTCGAAGCATTTTTTTGTCGGCGCCGAGGACCGAACCGAACGCGACATGTTCGAGTCGCACCTCGCCTTGCGGCCGATGCGTCCAGCCCATCGCGTGCGCCGTGGGGAAGAGCATCTCGAAATGCAGCTTCTGCGGCGCGCCGACGACGTAGATAACGCGGTCTGCCCCGAGTCCGCCGTGGAAAGGCGGGCGCGCGAGCGTGTCGACCAGCGCGGGCGAGCGCAGGCGAACCGGGTTTCGCTGCGGGTGCGCGACGCGATAAAGAATCGCGGCGAGATCGGTCGTGGCGTAAAGCGTCGCGCCGTCGGATTTCTGGATGATCATCGGCAGCGGGTCGCCCTGTGGCCCCTTGAACGCCGGTGAGCCGTCGGGCTTGGTAAGAAAAACACACAACGCGCCCTGGTCGCGGCGGCAGACGGCGCGGATCGGGCCAGTTTGAGTATCAGATGACTGGAGCGACGCGATGACTTCGTCCATCACGCCCTTGAGCAACGGTTCGTAAAAACTCTCGCCGCAGACATCGCCATCGGCGAGCAGCACCCCGAGTTTTTGGTACACCGCGTTGCAGTCGCGCAGGGTGATCTCGATGGCGATTTCGCGGGCAAGGCGCTCCTGGGCGTCCTGCTGCCCGCCGCGCTGCATCATCTGGGCCACGTCGCGCGGGTCTTTCAGCACAGCGGCATAGGGCGTCCCCGCGGCTTCCTTCGTGAGCGTGTTGATGTACAGATATCCCGCCTCGATATCGACGAGCGTGAGCAGCGCCTCGGCGCGGCAGGCATGAAGAAACGGCTCAAAGACGCGCTGGCCGTCCTGATCCGCTTCGTACTCGGACTTGGATCGCTCGGCGACTTTTTTCAGATAAGCGAGTTTCGCTTCGCTGCCGGCCTCGATGGCGGCGCGTAACTCCGCGACGGCGCGCGGCAGATAGCCCGGTGGTTCGCCGCGGTGCCGTGCCATGGCGGCGTGCCACATGCCGAGGATGACCATGCCGAACTGCGTGCCCCAGTCGCCGAGGTGATTCTGCCGGATGACGTCGTGACCCTGAAAGGCGAGCACGCGCGCGAAGACATCGCCGATGACGGTGGTGCGCAGGTGCCCGACGTGCATCTGCTTGGCGACGTTGGGCGAGGAGTAATCTAATACAACTGTCTGTTTATTCGAAGCGTCCACCGGGTCGATGCCGAGACGATCCTCCCCGCCGGCCGGCGCGGCCGGGATCGACCCCATCGCCGAGTTCAGGGCCGCGGTTTTCAAGCGGAAATTAATAAATCCCGGACCGGCGATCTCCGGTGCTTCGAGCAGGTCCGGCGCGGAGGGCGGCAGCGCAGCGACGATGGCTGCGGCCGCGTCGCGCGGCTTCATGCCGAGTTTTTTGGCGAGGCCCATCGCGACGTTGGATTGGTAGTCGCCGAGTTTCGCGTCCGTGGACGTGCGCACGAGCGGGTCGGCCCCCGCGGCCTGATCGCCGAAGGCGGCGGCCATGGCGGCGGAAACCATCGACTCAATCTGCCGGAGAAGCGATTGCATGAACGTTCGAAGGATAGCCCCGGATGGAGAAGCACTTGCTCAATGCTCACTGCCTGAAGCAGTGGCATACGCCGTCAGGCCCAATCCACTTTGGGCCGATCGCCCCAGAGCGAATCGAGATCGTAATAGGCCCGCTTGTCGGCGTCGAACAGGTGGATGACCACATCGACGTAGTCGACGATGATCCAGGCGCCTTCGTCGTAACCCGCAACGCCGAAGGGCTTCTCACCCGACGCTTTGCCCAGATCGGTCAGATGATCGGCTACGGCCCGGAGCTGGCGGTCGCTGGTGCCGGTGGCGATGACAAAATAATCGCAGATCGGGCTGACCCCGACGAGGTCCAGGGCGACGATGTCCTCGCAGTGATTTTCCGCGAGGAGCTTAGCACAAGCGATGGCAAACGCGCGGGCCTTGTCGGTCGGCCGGTTCGGCTTGGGACGCGGGCGCGTGGATTCGGGAATGATCTTCGTCACGCGCGGCGCGCGGGCGGGCTTGTTCGCACGGGACCGGGCGGAGCGTGGGACGCGTTTGGCCATGGTGATGAATTATCCCCGCGCCGCAGCGCAGCTTCCAGCATCCTCGTATCAGCAAGAAAGCCCCAGGCACGTGCCCGGGGCTTTCGGGTTTGCGAAACCTTCACCGACCACGTGAGCCGACGAAACCCTCGCGCTCGTTACTGCCCGAGTTTGAGCAACTCGCCGATGCGCGGGCCGTACGCCACGACGAGACCGGCGAACACGACGCTGACCATGCTCATCAGCTTGATGAGAATGTTGAGCGAGGGGCCGGAGGTATCCTTGAACGGGTCGCCGACCGTGTCGCCGACGACGCCGGCCTTGTGATCCGGCGAGCCTTTGCCATAGACGATCTCATCGTCGGACTCGGCATTCTCCGCACGGGCAGCGATGGCATCCCGGACGGCATCCGGCACGCTTTCGCGCACCTTCGAGTCCTTTTTGAAGGCCCCGGCCGAAATTTTGCCGAATGTCTCGATGTACTTCTTGGCGTTGTCCCACGCGCCGCCGGAGTTGGCCATGAACACCGCCACGGCGAATCCGCTGACCAGACCGCCCGCAAGCAGACCCATGACACCGGCGACGCCGAACACAAGACCGACCAGCACCGGCGCGATGATCGCCAGAAGCGAGGGGAAGACCATTTCCTTCTGCGCGCCGGCCGTGCTGATGGCCACGCAGCTTGCGTAGTCGGGGATCTGGCCGCCCTGGAAGTGGACCGGCGTCCGCGGCCAGTTGTCCGGATTGCGGATGTAGGCGTCGTCGTGCCCCTGACCCTTCAAGTATGCACGCATCAGGGCGAACTGGCGGCGGCACTCCAGCATCATGCGATTGGCGGCACGACCGACGGCTTTCATCGTGAGCGCACAGAACAGGAACGTGAGCAGCACGCCGGCGAAGAGGCCGCACAGGACGCGCGGGTTCATGAGCGTAATGTTGTAGAAACTCATGAACTGGTCCATCGTGGCGCGGCGCACGGGAACCACCTTGAGATGGTGTGCGCCGAGGTTCAACATGCCTTCGTAGCCGTCCTCCCGCTTACCGGGCACGTAATCCGTGGCCGTGAAACGCTGGCCTTTCTTGAGGAGGCCCTTGGACTCCATCTGCTTGATTTCCTTGTACTCGGGGCACATCAGCGCGCCGTAATTGGCGAGCTTCTTCGAGTCGCCTTCCCACTTGAGGGCAAACTTGCCGTAGCCGATGTACACCGGTGCGACGGCGGCATTCTTGTCGGCGGTACCGTCCAAAATCGAGCGCTGAACATACGTCTCGGCCTCGTGCAGCATGCCGATGCGCACTTCGTCGATGTAGGCCGCGAGCAGGGCCAGCGCGGTCAGTGCGGCCGATCCGATGGCGAAGCCCTTGCCCGTGGCGGCGGTGGTGTTGCCGAGCGAATCGAGGGCGTCGGTCCGCTGGCGAACTTCGGGCTTTTGGTGCGTCATTTCAGCGTTGCCGCCGGCGTTGTCGGCGATGGGACCGTAGGCATCGGTCGCCAGCGTGATGCCGAGGGTGGCGAGCATGCCGACCGCGGCGATGCCGACGCCGTAGAGACCGAGCATGTATTCCGTCGCGCCGCCGGCCGAGACGAAGGCCACGAGAATCGCCACGATGACGGTAAAGAGACTGGCCCAGGTGCTCTTCATGCCCTCCGCGATGCCGCCGATGATGATGGTCGCCGGACCGGTGACGGCCTGGGCGGCGAGTTCCTGGGTCGGTTTGAAATCGTAGCTTGTATAGATTTCCGTCGCTTTGCCGATGATGACGCCGGCGATCAGACCCGATGCGATGCTGCCCCAGATGCCGAGCCAGGAGGGTTGGGCGCCGCCATCGGGCACTTTCGGGAAGCTGGGACCGAGCAGATAGTAACAGACGCCCAGGGCGGCAATGAGAATGAACGCGCTGCTGCCCCAGATGCCGCGATTGAGCGCGGCCATGAGCTGGCCGAGGTTTGCATTTTCGTGCGTCTTCACCATGTAGATGCCAACGATCGACAGGAGAATGCCCACGCCCGCGAGCACCATTGGCGTGGCCAGCAGGCGCATGCCGGCGTCAAAGCCGACGGCGGACGTGTCGTCGCCGAACATGGAGACCGCCGCGGCCACGCCGAGGGCGGCCGTCGCAAGGATCGAACCCGCGTAGGATTCGTACAGATCGGCGCCCATGCCGGCCACGTCGCCGACGTTGTCGCCGACGTTGTCGGCGATGGTGGCGGGATTGCGCGAGTCATCTTCAGGGATGCCGGCTTCGACTTTGCCGACGAGGTCCGCACCGACGTCCGCCGCCTTGGTGTAGATGCCGCCGCCGACGCGTGCAAACAGGGCCTGCGTGGAGGCGCCCATGCCGAAGGTCAGCATGACAACGGTGATGGTGGTGAGGCTCATGTCGCCGCCCCAGAGTCGCAGGGCGATGAACCAGCCGGTGACGTCGAGCAGGGCAAAGCCGACAACGACGAGGCCCATGACCGATCCGGCGCGGAAGGCGACGACGAGGCCCTGATTGAGGCTCTCGCGGGCGCCGGCGGCGGTTCGGTGCGAGGCGTTGGTGGCGGTCTTCATGCCGAAGAAGCCGCACAGACCGGAGAAGAATCCGCCGGTGAGAAAGGCGAACGGCACGATCTTGTGCTGCACGCCGAGGCCGAAAGCAAGATACGAGAGCACGGCACAGAGACCGATGAACACGAAAAAGACGACTTTATATTGTCGCCGGAGGTAGGCGTAAGCGCCGTCGCGAACGAAGCCGGCGATGAGCTTCATGTTCTCGTCGCCTTCGCTCTTGCCCATGATCTCGTTGTAGAACTTGTAGGCAAAGATCAGGCCGACCAGCGAACCGGCCAAGGCAATCCACCAGATCGTCGGGATGCCGTTCAGGCCGGTGGGCGCGGCGGTTCCAGGGGCGTCCTGGCCCATCGCCGCGCCGGTGAAGGTCAGAAAGGCAACCGCGCAGGTCGCCAGCAGGGTGAACAATCGTCGTTGCGTACTCAAGGTCGGTGACTCCTAATCGGGGTTTCGTATTACTTCTTATGTCGAGATTCGAGCGAAGCTCGATTCCTGGCAGCGTGTGAAACCATCGCTCCGGGCCGATGGCGGGGGCCGCGCCACGCGCCGGTTTGTGATAACTTTCACAATCCTTCGAAGCGCGATGCCCGCCCGGTGTCGGCTTTAAGTCCTAGTGTCAAACGGAGTAACAACCCGGCAGCCGCTCGATTCAATGACCGCTCACCGGATTCTTTTGACCGCGCCGTTTCAACTCGCGAACCACTCGTCCTCTTCGACCGCTCGCGGCCAACTCCGCGCCGGTCGCTGAATGATTCAAGGGCTGGAATGATAAGGGTTTGTGTGTGAAACATTCAAGCCCTGACGCGTTGTGCGCGCCTCCCGGTTGCTAAAGTAACACTGCTCATCAGGGCCTTCAGGCTCACGAGCGGCGTAACAATAGACATGACAAGCAGTTAAGTCATATCGTATGCCGAGTTGGCGAGATGTGACACCCATTTCGGTAGGCTAGCTAGAAAGCCGGATGATTCACCCCAGGTATGGGTTTGCTGCGAGTGGTTCGGCGCGGGCGGGGAATCCGGTCACAATGCTCGAACGGCAGGAGCGGTAATGAACCGCCAAGGAATCATCGTCAAACTGGCGGGAAACGGCGAGAGAGATTGAACCATGAAACCGAGTATGCGAGCGGCGCGAGTCGTGATTCTTGCGGTGGCGGGATGGGCGTATGCGGCGTCGGGGGCGCTGGCGATTCCGCCGTCGACGAAGACCATCACAATCGAGGGGCGCGCAGCGGGCACAAGCGCCAGCGCGATGGAGCAGGCGAAGCAGGATGCGCTGCGCCGCGCGGTGGAGCAGGCCTGCGGGACGTTTATCAACTCGCAGAGCCGGGCGCAGAATTATACTTCTGTCTATGATAAGGTGATGGCCTCGGCCGCGGGCTACGTGACGGAGTTTGACGTGCTGTCGCGCCGGGTGGAGGCGGGAACGAGCATCTGTGAGGTGCGCGCGGTCGTCTCGACGGAGAGTTTCGAGAGCGAGTGGACGCGGCTGGCGCACACGATCGAGGCCGAGGGCAACCCGCGGTGCATCGTTGTGTTCATTGAAGACAACGACGTGGACGACGATCGTCCGGCGAAGGCCAACGGGGTGTCGCAATCGGTGATCGAGAGCTTTTTCCTGAACAAGGGCGTTCAGTTGATGGATCGCGGGGCTGGGGAAGAGGCGCGCGGGCGGGACCTTACGCTGGCGGCGATGAACGACGACGTGGGGAAACTGGCGGCGATGGCAGCGAGCTTCAAGGCGGATGTCGCCGTGCGGGGCAACGCGGAGGCGCGGCGTGCCGGCACGACGCAACTGGGGGGGCGCACGCTGTACAAATGGACGGCGACGATCAACGTGCGTGCGTACCACGCCGACTCGGCGCAAATGCTGATGGCAAACAGCTACACGGCGTCGCACAGCACGGTGAACTCGAACGCGGGCGGCGATGAGGCCCTGCGCAAGTGCGCCGAGGAGCAGGCGGGGGCGATCCTGCGGGACGTGGGCGAGTCGTGGCGCAAGCGGCAGCAGGTGCGGCGCATCTGTCAGATCACGCTGGAGAATTGTACGCGCAAGGAGTTCAAGCTGTTTGAAGCGGCGCTGCGCGAGGTGGACGGTGTGCAGGACGTGAAGCTGCGCGAGCTGGTGAACAACGTTTGCCAGGTCGAGGTGGATTGGTCGTACGACCTCGAGCGGCTGGTGACGCGCATCGAGGAGTTGAAAGCCGGGGGGCTTGCCTTCGAAGCATCGGAACAGACTCACGACCGGGCGACGTTCAAGATTCGCAAATGAACCGGCGGCGTATCTTCGCACTGGTCTTGGCGGCGGGGCCGAGCCGACGCATGGGTCGGCCGAAGCTGCTTCTGGAATACGGCGGAGGGACGATCCTGGAGGCCGTGCTGGACGCGGTGTTTGATTCGCCGCTGGACGGCGCGGTGATCGTGACGACGCCGGAGATCGAGGCACTGCTGCGGGATGCCGTTCCGCCGGACGTGGCTGTGGCGTTGAATCACGATGCGGACAGCAACGTGATCACATCCGTGAAGCTGGGCCTGTCCAAAGTCAAGACGCGTTATCACCTGCAAGACGACGACGGCATCGTCGTGATGCTCGGCGACATGCCGGAGATCACGTCCGTGACGGTGTCGATGTGCGCCGAGATGTATCGAATGGCCAAGCAGCCGAGGATGCTCGTGGCGACGTATCACGGCGTGCGGAGCTACCCGGTCATCGTGCCGTTTTCGCGCATGCTGGAAGTGTTCTGCTGGGATCGGCCCCGCGTGCTGGAGGAACTGTGGGAGAGGCCGGGGGCCGACGTCCGCGAGCTGCCGATCGGGTTGTGCCCGAAGCCGATCGACGTGGACACGCCGGAGGATTACGAGCGGCTGCTGGCGATTCATCGTGCCTCCGTACCGCGTGATGCCTCGCCCCCCCGGCTGCGTTTGATTCGTGACGACGAAGAGAAGGGACGCGGGACGGACCCCGCCCTGTCGAGCGGCGGCAGTCGGGCGGATGAGCGCGACGCCGCGGCAGGATTGCCGCTGGACTGGCACATCTCGGTCGCGAAGCATGATGACGAGATCGCTGCATGCTGGCCGGTGATGGCGGAGCTTCGGCCGCATGTGAACGAGACCGAGTTCGTCGCGCGGGTGCATCGTCAGGCGGCAAGCGGTTATCGGCTGGCGCGGCTGGAGGCGGCGGGCCGCGTGGTGAGTGTGGCGGGCTATCGAATCGGTGAAAATCTGTCGTGGGGTCGGCATCTGTATGTGGATGATCTCGTGACGGCGGCGGCGGCGCGGTCGAAGGGCTATGGGGAGGCGCTGTTCAACTGGCTGGTGGAGGAAGCCCGGCGAAACGAGTGCGACGCGTTGCATCTGGACAGCGGCGTGCAGCGGTTCGCGGCGCACCGGTTTTATCTCGCGATGCGGATGGATATCACGTCACACCATTTCGCGATCAAGCTCAAGTAGCTGGCGCGGCCGGTCGCGTTATTCATGCCGCAGGGCATCGATGGGGTGGAGGATTGCGGCCTTGAAGGCGGGGATGATTCCGAAGACGACGCCGACCAAGGCGGAAAAGCCCAGGGCGAGGGCGACGGCCCACCAGGGGACGACGACCTCGACCATCAGCGGGTGGCGCGTCGCAATTAGACAAATGGAGTAACCCAGGGCGACGCCGATCGCGCCGCCGACGGTGGCGAGGACGACGGCCTCGGTGAGGAATTGCGCGAGGATGTCGCGCCGCCGCGCGCCGACGCTCTTGCGCAGGCCGATCTCGCGCGTGCGTTCGGTGACCGAGACCAGCATGACGTTCATGACGCCGATGCCGCCCACGATGAGTGAGATACCGACGATGCCCGCAAGGACGCTGGTGGCGATGAGCCGAACGCGTTCAAAGTCTCGCAGAAACTCATCCTGCCGGAAGATGAGAAAGTCATTGGGTTCGCCGGGGCCAAGCCCGTGCCGTTCTCGCAGCACGCGTGTGACCTGCAACGAACATTCCTCGACGTCTTTCTCGTCGGTGCATTCGAGGGTGAACGGCATGAAATACTTGGAGAGCGGCGAGAGCTTCAGGGCCGTGGTGAACGGGATGAGAATGAGGTCGTCCTGCTTGTCGCCGAACATGGAGCCTTTGAGTTCGAGCAGGCCGACGACACGGAAGCGCATGCTGTTGAGGAAGATGTGATCGCCGACGATGCGTTCGTCGCACTCCAGCCGCTTGAGCACGTCGCGTCCGAGGACGCAGACGTATTGCCCGTGATCGACCTCGAGCGGGCTGAAGAACCGCCCGGCGTCGGTGTAGAAACGGCGGATCGACTGAAACTCCTCCGTCGCGCCGCGCATTTTGACATCGGTTAGACGGCGGCGGCCGTACTCGACGGTCGCGGCGGAGAAGACGAGCGGCGAGATGCGGCGAACCTTATCGCAGCGCATGGCGACTTCGCGCACGTCGCCGACATCGAGCAGAACCCGGCCCATAAACATGCCGCGTTCGGCGTGGGGGTCGTAGGGAAAGACAAACATCATGTTGGTGCCGAAGTTGCGGAGCGTACTGGTCATGTAGTCGCCGAAGCCCTGCACCATGGAGACGACGGTGATGGTGCTGGTGACGGCGATGATGATGCCGAGCGTGGTAAGAAAAGCGCGGGCCTTGTTGGCCCAGATCTGGGCGAGAGCGGTGAGGAGGTTCTGCCAATGGCGTTCACCGGAAGCGCCGAGGCGATCCAGCAGACCGGCCTGATCTGCGGCGGACCGGCGGGTCGGTGCGAGGGTCGAAGGCCGGGCGTGGAGGGTCGTCATGCGCTTACTCGTGCCTCAACGCATCAATGGGGTGAAGGATGGCGGCTTTGAACGCGGGGATGATGCCGAAAAGAATCCCCGCGCCGGCGGAGAAGACCAGGGCCAGCGCGACGGACCAGAGCGGCACGGATAGATCGACCATGCTTGGGTGCATGCCGGCGATGAACGCGATGCCGTAGCCGATGGCGATGCCGACCGCGCCGCCGATGGTGCTAAGCACGACGGCCTCGATGAGGAATTGCAGGAGGATGTCGCGGCGGCGGCCGCCGACGCTCTTGCGCAGGCCGATCTCGCGCGTGCGCTCGGTGACGGAGACGAGCATGACGTTCATGATGCCGATTCCGCCGACGAGGAGTGAAATGCTGACGATGCCTGCGAGGACGGCGGAGGTGATGTTGCGGATCTTGGTGAACTCGCGCAGGGCCTGATCCTGGCGCTCGATCTCGAAATCGTCTGGCTGGCCGGGTCGCAGGCGGTGGCGCTGACGGAGAATGCGCTTGATCTGTGCCTCGACGGCGTCGATTTTGTCTTCGCCGCTGGCCTCGGCGAGAAAGCGAATGAGATCGCGCTGTTCGGGAAACATGTCGAGCATGGTTGAGTACGGGATCATGACGGTGAGATCCTGATCGTCGCCCATGAAGCTGCCCTTGGCTTCGAGGATGCCGACGACGCGGAAGCGGCGATCGGCGATTTTGATGCTGCCGCCTTCGATGCTCTCATCGAGGTCGAGTCGCTTGAGGACGTTTCGCCCGACGACGCATACGTCACTGGCGCGGTCGACGTCGATCGGCCCGAAGAAACGGCCGCGATCGACGTAGTAGTTTCGAATGACCTGGTAATCCTGTGTGACCCCGCGCAGTGGGATGCCGGTGACTTCGGCCTTGCCGCAGGAGACGCCGACTTCGCCGTAGAGGAATGGTGTGAGGCGTTTCAGGTCTTCGCAATTGACGCGAACAGCGTTGACGTCATCGAGTGTGAGGCGGACCTGGTTGGTTCCGGTGATTCGCTGTTCCCAACGCACGTCGGGACTGACGATCATGTATTGGG from the Planctomycetia bacterium genome contains:
- the rsfS gene encoding ribosome silencing factor yields the protein MAKRVPRSARSRANKPARAPRVTKIIPESTRPRPKPNRPTDKARAFAIACAKLLAENHCEDIVALDLVGVSPICDYFVIATGTSDRQLRAVADHLTDLGKASGEKPFGVAGYDEGAWIIVDYVDVVIHLFDADKRAYYDLDSLWGDRPKVDWA
- a CDS encoding ABC transporter permease, producing MTTLHARPSTLAPTRRSAADQAGLLDRLGASGERHWQNLLTALAQIWANKARAFLTTLGIIIAVTSTITVVSMVQGFGDYMTSTLRNFGTNMMFVFPYDPHAERGMFMGRVLLDVGDVREVAMRCDKVRRISPLVFSAATVEYGRRRLTDVKMRGATEEFQSIRRFYTDAGRFFSPLEVDHGQYVCVLGRDVLKRLECDERIVGDHIFLNSMRFRVVGLLELKGSMFGDKQDDLILIPFTTALKLSPLSKYFMPFTLECTDEKDVEECSLQVTRVLRERHGLGPGEPNDFLIFRQDEFLRDFERVRLIATSVLAGIVGISLIVGGIGVMNVMLVSVTERTREIGLRKSVGARRRDILAQFLTEAVVLATVGGAIGVALGYSICLIATRHPLMVEVVVPWWAVALALGFSALVGVVFGIIPAFKAAILHPIDALRHE
- a CDS encoding ABC transporter permease yields the protein MSHHPPHAPPSGPHVRDASEAPHRSRLVRATLLAGAFVNRSLQGVLTALTQIWANKGRSLLTTLGIIIAVTAIIVVVTFVQGFGDYMTSMLRGYGTQYMIVSPDVRWEQRITGTNQVRLTLDDVNAVRVNCEDLKRLTPFLYGEVGVSCGKAEVTGIPLRGVTQDYQVIRNYYVDRGRFFGPIDVDRASDVCVVGRNVLKRLDLDESIEGGSIKIADRRFRVVGILEAKGSFMGDDQDLTVMIPYSTMLDMFPEQRDLIRFLAEASGEDKIDAVEAQIKRILRQRHRLRPGQPDDFEIERQDQALREFTKIRNITSAVLAGIVSISLLVGGIGIMNVMLVSVTERTREIGLRKSVGGRRRDILLQFLIEAVVLSTIGGAVGIAIGYGIAFIAGMHPSMVDLSVPLWSVALALVFSAGAGILFGIIPAFKAAILHPIDALRHE
- a CDS encoding GNAT family N-acetyltransferase, which encodes MNRRRIFALVLAAGPSRRMGRPKLLLEYGGGTILEAVLDAVFDSPLDGAVIVTTPEIEALLRDAVPPDVAVALNHDADSNVITSVKLGLSKVKTRYHLQDDDGIVVMLGDMPEITSVTVSMCAEMYRMAKQPRMLVATYHGVRSYPVIVPFSRMLEVFCWDRPRVLEELWERPGADVRELPIGLCPKPIDVDTPEDYERLLAIHRASVPRDASPPRLRLIRDDEEKGRGTDPALSSGGSRADERDAAAGLPLDWHISVAKHDDEIAACWPVMAELRPHVNETEFVARVHRQAASGYRLARLEAAGRVVSVAGYRIGENLSWGRHLYVDDLVTAAAARSKGYGEALFNWLVEEARRNECDALHLDSGVQRFAAHRFYLAMRMDITSHHFAIKLK
- the argS gene encoding arginine--tRNA ligase, encoding MQSLLRQIESMVSAAMAAAFGDQAAGADPLVRTSTDAKLGDYQSNVAMGLAKKLGMKPRDAAAAIVAALPPSAPDLLEAPEIAGPGFINFRLKTAALNSAMGSIPAAPAGGEDRLGIDPVDASNKQTVVLDYSSPNVAKQMHVGHLRTTVIGDVFARVLAFQGHDVIRQNHLGDWGTQFGMVILGMWHAAMARHRGEPPGYLPRAVAELRAAIEAGSEAKLAYLKKVAERSKSEYEADQDGQRVFEPFLHACRAEALLTLVDIEAGYLYINTLTKEAAGTPYAAVLKDPRDVAQMMQRGGQQDAQERLAREIAIEITLRDCNAVYQKLGVLLADGDVCGESFYEPLLKGVMDEVIASLQSSDTQTGPIRAVCRRDQGALCVFLTKPDGSPAFKGPQGDPLPMIIQKSDGATLYATTDLAAILYRVAHPQRNPVRLRSPALVDTLARPPFHGGLGADRVIYVVGAPQKLHFEMLFPTAHAMGWTHRPQGEVRLEHVAFGSVLGADKKMLRTRSGDSVKLKDLLEEAVQRAEALVRQSEADPDRRRGLGESEIKDIAETIGVASVKYADLCQNRNTDYVFSWDKMMALQGNTAPYMLYACARIRSIHRKAVETRAGVPETATMRLDHPAERALALRILQLAEIVDAVGETLLPNILCDYLFDLAGRFMSFYESCPVLQAEDDATYASRLRLCELTHRALTIGLGLLGIRTLERM
- a CDS encoding sodium/proton-translocating pyrophosphatase; this encodes MSTQRRLFTLLATCAVAFLTFTGAAMGQDAPGTAAPTGLNGIPTIWWIALAGSLVGLIFAYKFYNEIMGKSEGDENMKLIAGFVRDGAYAYLRRQYKVVFFVFIGLCAVLSYLAFGLGVQHKIVPFAFLTGGFFSGLCGFFGMKTATNASHRTAAGARESLNQGLVVAFRAGSVMGLVVVGFALLDVTGWFIALRLWGGDMSLTTITVVMLTFGMGASTQALFARVGGGIYTKAADVGADLVGKVEAGIPEDDSRNPATIADNVGDNVGDVAGMGADLYESYAGSILATAALGVAAAVSMFGDDTSAVGFDAGMRLLATPMVLAGVGILLSIVGIYMVKTHENANLGQLMAALNRGIWGSSAFILIAALGVCYYLLGPSFPKVPDGGAQPSWLGIWGSIASGLIAGVIIGKATEIYTSYDFKPTQELAAQAVTGPATIIIGGIAEGMKSTWASLFTVIVAILVAFVSAGGATEYMLGLYGVGIAAVGMLATLGITLATDAYGPIADNAGGNAEMTHQKPEVRQRTDALDSLGNTTAATGKGFAIGSAALTALALLAAYIDEVRIGMLHEAETYVQRSILDGTADKNAAVAPVYIGYGKFALKWEGDSKKLANYGALMCPEYKEIKQMESKGLLKKGQRFTATDYVPGKREDGYEGMLNLGAHHLKVVPVRRATMDQFMSFYNITLMNPRVLCGLFAGVLLTFLFCALTMKAVGRAANRMMLECRRQFALMRAYLKGQGHDDAYIRNPDNWPRTPVHFQGGQIPDYASCVAISTAGAQKEMVFPSLLAIIAPVLVGLVFGVAGVMGLLAGGLVSGFAVAVFMANSGGAWDNAKKYIETFGKISAGAFKKDSKVRESVPDAVRDAIAARAENAESDDEIVYGKGSPDHKAGVVGDTVGDPFKDTSGPSLNILIKLMSMVSVVFAGLVVAYGPRIGELLKLGQ